The sequence TTTTTTCAGATTTCCGAACTTGAGGGCATCTCCATTTTACATTTTTGtccttctttttaattttattttatatatattaaccttcatttgcattatataattaaaataaatattgtcaaccatgtatatcatatatttttagttatattGTCATTCTTATTACTTGTTTAGTaatacatttaaatttatatttaaattaatatttattttataaaaatcttaaattatgatatattattttgttgagaaaaataacatataaaaataataattattatattaatttaaaaagaatttaaaattggtaaaaacaaatatgttatataagttcaaattatatcaaaccgattattaaattaataaacagtTGTAAAAGCattctttgaactttatgtaaatttaatctATTTTCAGGTAAAAATCCAATGAAACAAATACAGGTTATCAACATATTCTTagatatttgtaaaaatattccTATAAAACAAACATAGTAATCTAAAGATCTCGAACATCTATAATttctaatatttataatttcgtGCATCTAAGATTTCGATTAGATAcctctcaaaaaaaaaaacaaacagagcCTACATATTTTTCATGGATGGttcaaaataaatcatttagTAATAAGTAAATGATATTTGCTGCGGACTCATGCTCTTAATTAATGATATATTTTGGAATATATTGTAGGGTTGGTGTAAAGATAAATGGATTTTTTGCATGGTCATTATTGGACGATTTTGAATGGGAAAGTGGATATACTATGCGCTTTGGTCTCGTCTACATTGATTTCAAAAACGGTTTGAAAAGATCCCCAAAACTTTCAGCAAATTGGTTCAACCATTTCCTACACACCTGAAGATGATTCGGAGGCCCCTCCAAGCTATTTGTATTTGCTAAGACATATCATATTCCAATGTCATTGTTTTGCTTTTGATATTGCAATCTTGTTATCTTAATGTTTTGGGTCAATAATACAACTTATCTTAATATTTTGAGAATATAAATATTAGTTTAATTTACCATTTCACGTTACATCATTATTACTATTGTTTcagatttttaaaaagaaacctaAATAATATAATGATTCGACTTTCTAACATCTTTAACATGATCATTACTTCGTATAtgtaattttcaaacaaaaactaCTATTCGTCCAATCtcacattaaaaataaaaattttctagACTATTTAATGAAAAACTAAAACAAGTCTTTTATTCGAGGTCCACTTAAATCgttaaatagatttttttaaaaaaaaacatttagacTTGAAACGTGTGACATTCACATTTGAGgtaatattaaactaattatctTAAAAGTATATAGATTTTGTTTTGGGATGAGATAATTGATTATAAAATTGTGCAGTTATTTTAAAGCGCAAAACtgctaaaaaaatttacaaatatggTAAGATATCACTGTATATCAATGATACATAGTGATCGTCCCTGATAAACtattatcagtgtctatcactggTTGTCTATTAGGCTCTaacactgatagacagtgacattttgttatatttgtaaatattttggttcattttattatatttaaaaacaaccctataaAATACTTGGTAAAAGGTTTGAGAGTttgaaggagaaggagaagagatCAAACTTAGAGTTTTACTTAAGTGTGTGTATGTGAACTCCGAATctcaattttacacttaagtgtgttttcttatttaaattgtcttaattttccacttaattgtgtgtccctatttaaatttgtataaataagttgagtaggttgatgagaaagttagtgtgaaatggtgaagaaggaatgaggatttgaaaagaaaaatatggacattgagtttgggaaatttgggaaaaattggctaagtatggaaaatttatatgaaatgcgtgttgtgcacaaagcattggaaggcaagtgactagtggcacaatcgtgtagaaattgcacgaagacaaacaatgttcgcagtaactaagagcgagatcgttgaaagtgagatcagcgagatcgttgagagcgagatcattcagatcgagaccagcgagatcattgagagcaagattttgagcaagaaagattggagagagcgagaaggtggaagagagcgagattggagagagcaagaccaacGAGAAAGAAGGAGGgagcgagagtagagagagcgagattttgagctagaaagttggagagagcgagattttaagtgagaaagtgggagagatcAAGAGTggacgagagcgagagcagcctgtGCGTCAGCCACGCCTTGTTCGAAACGTCACAcccacgcctcgcctatgcatttaACGATCGAGCAAGCTTCTGGAcgatgtatttggacgcgttaaggtggattatgcatttaaaaccctaatttaaatacaaacaaatattgaagacgtaagggcaaacgtcatttaaaatctaggtgtccgattaagagaaattcttaaaccctaagaaattgtgttagATGcgttgggaagaacacattcaACCAAGATGAAGTCAGCTTATGTTGATAAATGGAGGATTAAACTTTGGCCACGCAGCCAAGTACGTGATGTCAATCCCATgagcaatttgaacgcctataaataagaAGTTGggattcattttcaaatcacacaaaaatcataaatttcgtagagaaagtagagggcagtgagggtttAAAGGAATGTGTCAATTTTGGACGAGaagatcttccaatctactcgtgcTTTTGGAGTGATTCAAAATcatctgaaagctctggaagtctagttttcagaatagggctgccggaggaaaaggctcaaaggaactaggctggaggttgagaagaatgtagaagggtcagactgtcagatcagtctgggccagtcttgaagatttgagattccggccaaaccacgaggaattctaAGCTGAAACTTTAGGTAATATTcttaagacattttagaataagtttgtagaaggaagtattttcATATAAGATacggaactatgagtaatctaagttgttaagttgaatatggattctaagggtgaaaaagggacccgaggagctactagagtgaaaagttcctgaattcgaggtgagtggctaaaatgttttcgaactaaaatgtttttaagctgttttggattacaacatttacagaaagcatatttgcgaaaataattctcattgcctactagttttataaaatggtttccaagcaagtttgaattgtggtTTGAACGCATGcttattgttgaaaaactatttacatatgtatatgtattgagTTTATCTAgcatgcgttaccatctttaaagccatgttgtatatgtgttatactgtacatgctttaaagaaaaatttgtttataaatagtttttggtaaaatgcgatgccgaatacaaggagaaggcatccaccaactagatactgaagtacaaggagaaggtatctattggtactgaagtacgtttgagaagtaccaagccaacgggatactaAAGTACGTtggaaggtatcctagtagctcgatactaaagtacaaggagaaaagtatctgagcagtagtacctaatgtggccacaggtgaataaagtcaaagattgagcaaaagggttctctctggactagtagttggtgttgggattattttatcaattatacagtactttgatttgagaaatgattttactgttttatgtttaaaacagttttatatacattatgCTTGGAAATTGTTTATGCtgcattaaattatatttcagaATAAAACTAtcttctgaaattatgcatgagaatttactatgtttttctcggtcactcactggcaTAAGCTCACccgtttcaaatgtttttgttcccaccccccccccccccccaacagGTAGCaatcaaatcctctgaagatagctcagtatttgctctgccactaaaggacgaaAAGACTTGttaccgtttgctaggtggttacttaTAATATTGTACATAtattactattgttcatatagggactagggtttataggttttgggacttgtaaatctaatgttgtaaatattctaaacatattaagtttcttaagttaataaattgtgggcctgcAGTCGTCCCggttgcatataatttgtatttggtatcagagttattccgcaagagtttttaggcagtaagtgtcagcctaagggttgataactgctgcagtcacgcccttctctaggctaagagggtgatctggggCGTGGTGTGACAGtgtatatatatgaataaaaaaattgtaaaatttcgCACAACTCTTCACCTTGCATTCAACGTATCTGACAAAGGATGTTTTCTGGAAATTCTGTTTctgcaaaatatttttcttatgtaAAAATCCTGTCTGTTGTATACTTGCAGATCCTTTACCTTCTTTGTGCGAGACTATTTTTGGAAGTTAGATGTATGTCCTAGAACTTTCTCTTCGATTTCCTTAAGTAAAGTTTGTTTGTAATGTTTTTTATGATGTGAATGACTTAAGCACTGAGAAAATTTAAGAAGGAAGTTGTGTGGTGAAGTGTTGAAGGGTAGGTAACCTAGGTGAAGGAAAAATTTTGCTAAGTATATAAACTAAGCGTGGAACTTAAAATGGAAGAGggaaaaaattaactaagtaaaggGTGAGCCATGCATGTGAGGTAGGAGAAGTGTGTAGCACACGATGGCATGGTTGAGCATGAGGCAATGAAGAGGGAAGTGTATGGCTAAGAGGGGTGCTTGAGGTGAAGATCACTCATTTATCTTTTAATTTGGATAGgtattgaaaattttgtattaattaaactttaattgGAAAATTAGATGGCTTAACGAGAGTTTAAGGACAATAATTAGTGACATGAGCTGCCCAATCCTTGTGCCTTGAAGACATGCAACCCAGAATATTAATAGGAGGTAGGAAGAGAAGCTTGGTTTGCCCATTTTACACgagaaaaggaagaaattttGTAGCCAAATCAAAGCTTGATCTGTGAAGAATGAGACCGAGGGTTTCCATGGTGACGTTCAGCTAGGAAGATGCTTAAATTTGAAGAAAACTCAAGTCGGTCTGAGTTTTAGAGCAATTGAAGCAAAGTGGACTTTTGGTGAAATTTTGAGCTATTGAGGAGGAATTAGAAACTTCAATTTGGAGGTAGGTTAGAGGTTGTTTACAAGGTTTatggaaagaaaattgaattattttggcTGAAAATAGTGTTTTATCTACTTAAAATGCAATGTGAAAATTAGTGCTCGAGAAGAGGCTATTGGCTGAAGGTTGAAGAAGCCAGACGGGCAAATTGGCTGTCGACAGGTGTTGGTGTGGTGTTTCACGTGCACTAACCATGCACAACACACTCACTGGGAGTGCAACAACGCCCGTTTGTGTGATAGTGGCCGCACACACTTACCTACGTTTGATGCCCAGTAGCACGTTCGTTCAACGCCCAGTCGCACACCCTCGACGCCCAACCCGCACACCCTCAAGAgttctttaaatgttttaaagcATAATTTCCTTTTATATGAAGTGCTTATAGCTATGGTGAGAATGGTTTATTTACTATAAGTCTTATGATTTATCTTCGGAAGAACTATGACCTAggcatgtttttatttttatttttttaagatttacattCTACTATCATGATTTGAACTCATATGTTTCAAAGGAAAGCTAGTTGTTATTCATGCTTTGATGCTTCTAATGTGTTTATAATATTCTAAAGTTAAAGAATAGTTTTATAAATTCTTGAATGATGTATCCTAATTTAAAGACACTCGATATTCAAGGAGATGAAGGTATCTGAGAAGTCCAGATGATAGATATGATATAGGTCTTTGGGATCCACCTTAGTGCACAAATAGGATTTGGATCGTGTGCAAGGGTGCTTAGCCTTTTGGGGGCATTTTTACATACACGTATGAGAGTTATTGATGTTGAATGTATTGAGATTATTCTATATCAGCTAAGGTTTTTTGACGTTGAGTATATTTAGCTTGCTCTACCTCAACTAAGGTCTTGGGTACAAGTTTATAAACTATTTATGAGTAATGAGATTTAAGCATGTTTTCCAGATCTCAGATTTTCTTAATATCTCTATCTTAAAGTTACGAAAATGTTTCCTTAAATATGTTATACATTTGAGGTTTTGAAAGTCTAGTTTTGATTCTAGCTTTATTAATCTCTTCCAATCATGTTTATACCTAACTAGTCACTTGTTGGACTTCCTAACTCACATTTTCAAAGGTTTTCTCTTCCTAGGTAGCGATCAAGTTCCCAGCGCCTGATTTACTGCAATTAATCTACCACTACCTCATATTGTAGATAGATCAGAATTTCTCTTAGGTCATGAAATcgtgtttggttttttttttttttttttttatgttttgtaaGCATACTAGTGGGGGTTAAGAGAGACTTCTGGTTCTATACGTGTTGTAGCATTAACGAATTTTCAATTGTGGATACATATGGATCCTTAGCATACTAAAACGACTGCTATTGTTGGTATCAACCCAATAACGATTCATACAAGCTAAATCTTCTAATGAATCAGATAGATTCATATCTGAAAGAGGTTGATAATAAGTTCTTTCAAAATTGACTATTTGTCCAAGAGTTCCTATATAACTTAAGCGACACAATAAAAGCTTTTTCTATTCTTTTATTAACTGATTTATGTATAGGATTTAAAAATCTTatctgatttcatttatttcaaTAAGAATTGAAGGTGTAAATTTTCTtgatttaacttttattttataagattttgcaaaccaatttaattatgtattcCGAAAAAACCTGCTAGTGGAAGAAGACATCCAATATTtctattgtaaatatttttgtatgTCGGACTTAAGCAGGTGATGAATAGAGTTTCTGTTGCCTTAAAACCTAAGCTGAGATTTATATGTGTTGTTTATATATACAATTGTCTATCAGGCGAAGCAGATGAATAGGTTGAGTAGGTTACATCACGGGTGGGCAATAaatgtcataagagggttgacaTTTTGCTGTCTTCACATCCCTTCCTATGTTAAGAAGATAATTTGGGAGGGGGTGTATTCATTGTACATATTTAAAGATTTTCAATCTCTTACTTTCGATTAGTCGTTCTCACAATAGATATTGGGAGTCGTTGTCTTGTGAAATGTTTCTGTCACAACTGTGGTGTCGATCTTTGACGACGTTGAAGATTATATTTCCATAAGGTTGGATACATACTTCAAGCTATTTGTGTGCTTCATCTGTAGACTTCTTGAGAAGGGATACTCaagcttagggggagcctaagaaaAACGAGCGAAGTGATTTTTAATCGAGAAGGAAAGATAAAGATCGAGTGAGAGACAGTCTCATGACTTAAGGGGAGTTTAAGCCTAGCCGAGAGGGAGTCTCGATCTTAGAGAGAGCCTAAGAAGTTCTTCACTAATATTActacttagggggagcctaagttacCAAGAGAAGGAGTCTCAAATCTAAGGGGAGCATAGGTAAATGGTTGATGATTAAGTTCTATAGTAGTCATTGCAATCGTGTTGTCATTACAGATAAGTATTATTTGTAATTGCTTATCATCTAACATACTGCCCCCTAGACTTGGGTAGTATTCACTGAATTGGGTTACCAATCTTtaatgtttcttttattttttatttatgtctATTTGATGTTTTGTAGAATTTTGTAACATTAttcataataatatttaatgtgCGGTAGATACTCCAATATTATTTTCAATCTGATTAGaaatacattggggacaatatATTGTTTTAGGTTCGAAGTGCTTGGATTGCATGTGTGGCAAATCCTTGAGCACCTGAGCTTGGACTTTGTAGTTGATCTTTAATTATATGATCATATTGCTGCATGTATTGTGATTATGACAATCTAGGGTTTGCTTTAGATAATTCCTATTCACATTGTTTAGAATTCACAAGAATATAGGCATGATTTTtggttgaatttaaaaatttctTGGTAATTCATATTCGTATAGCCGTCTTATTTATGGTTTTCGATACTTTGGATTCAGTTATTTATGGTTTCTAACGCTTGTGTTTTTGTtcttattgtttatttatttctgCTACAACATGTCATTCACTATACTCTAGCACATTCTACTTGACAAGAGTTACATAATTTGGCATTCacaaatttttcttcaattggtcTCAAAGTACGACCCTCTCTTTTGGATAAAACGATCTTCATGTGCCTCTTGTTCACATAAATTCATTCAATCAAAGAAGGCAAATCAACTACTCATCCACCTTTATTGGATGACTCTAATTATGCATACCGGAAGGCTTAGATGACTGCTTTTCTAAAATCCAATAACTACAAAACCTAGAAATCTCTTATTGCTGCCTAGTCTCCTCCAAAAATTACCAATGCTAATGGCACCAAGTCTCTTAAGGCTGAAAAAGACGAGACGGCCCAAGAAGACAAAGCTTCCTTAGAAAATTTAAGGGCGCTTAATGCTACTTTTAATGGCGTTGTTCTTAGTTATTATATTAGACTGGCGTaatattaaaaccaatttttttttataaaaagtacaCATATGGTAAATTAGACTTGTAATATATATTCTAAATCAATAGGGTGCAATTATGTAACTTATTTTATTGACGTGGAACAGAAAAACATTAAGACAAAAAGGATGCAATATCAAAAGCAAAACAAAGATTACAATATCATGGAGATGGAACAAATATAGCATGTAGTGTTTGTGAATCATCGTCAACTGCGTAGAAAATTGTTGAACCATTTTGCCGACAGTTTTGGAATTCTTGTCAAACGGTGCTTGAAATCGACATAGACAAGACCAAAGCGCATGGTATATCCATTCGCCCATTCAAAATTGTCCAATAAAGACCATGCAAAAAATCCCTTTACCCTTACACCAGCCCTGCAATATTTCCAGAACACATCTTGTTAATTAAGAGCTTCATTTATCAGCCAATATCATCATTTACTCATTactaaaatagttaaaaaagtaattatgaaaaaaaaaaaaaaaaaaaaaaaacattcttgaaACATCGTCATTGACAAATATGACAAAGAAGCTCAAACTGAAAAACACATTTAGCGTAAATAATGTTTTAATCCGATTACTCACTTGACTGATTCTTGAAGTTTAATGAGATGTTGACGATAGTATTTAACTCTACCCTCATCCTTGATTAATTTGCTAATTTGGGGagaatcaaaatccaaatatcCTGCCATACAAAATTTTACTAATGAAGAagataacatatatatatatagatattatTTGATGTAGAAAGTAAAATTCTTTTTAATACCATTTTCTGTGATGTAAATAATTGGATTTTTATAGTTATTCTTCATATGAATCATCAGATCTTTGAGTCCTTCTGGATAAACGGCAAGCCAAGATGATCCATTCACCTAGAAAATTTACATGGATGCATAAGTAACTAGTTATTTGATTAAAAAAGCTATATAAAAGCAATCTagatttcaaaaactaaaaccaaacaaaaacaaggtttaaaattttaacattgAAAGAAGGTTTCACATTAATTACCTTTGGTCCAATTGAGACTCCATTACGATCGGCTACAAATACAAACATCACAAAAAGtcaaaatagagaaattaaaatatttattatttgtatagACGGATGAACatagttaatttaaaaataaaaaaattggagtttgattaaattgaagtacatactTGAAGAATTGGCACGTAAATCAGTCAAGAGGCTTGGCTTGTTAGGATCAACATTGGGATTGTTTTGTACATAGTTAGATGTATAATAATTAATTCCAATAAAATCATAGGATTTTAAGATCAAACTACGTTCTTCCTTTGTGAATTTAGGCAATCTCTCTTTTACAAGAGTTCTCATGCTGGCTGGATAATCTCCATACACTATTGGATCCAAGAACCTACATTAAACATTAATGTAACATTTATTAATTTGGTCAAACATAATAGTTTGgagaaaataatgttttttttaaaaaaaattagggtataattaaattcaaaaggTTGAACtttatactaatttaattaCTTACCAACCAAGTTGAAAATCAAGAGCTCGACCTGTAGCCTTTTTGTCCGCCTCACTTTTTGAATATGGGACAAACCAATTCGAAAACAATGTGACCCCAATTTCACCTTTTTGGTATGCCTACAAATTccatatgataaattggtttcAAAATATGTAGCGCTTCTAAACTTATCTTTAGTTTTAATAACTTAGACGCTGTAGGATaacaatttggttttttgtttttgatttttgtatattaaatctataaacacctattctatctctaaatttattgttttattatctactttttatcagtgtaaaaaaagttttaataaatttgttttttgtttttaaaatttggctagttgttcaactcttttacttaaaaaagataACTATAGtaagaatttgagagaaaataggtctaatttataaaatattaaataagacTTTAAATTTTGAGCTTTAGGCTCCGTTTGGGATTGCGTTTGCAATTATAGGAAGTGATTTTAGGAAAATCTTAACTGCCTTTATTATttgataaatcaaattattaaataatctaaaagaatcattttttaaattaaaactaatgtGTAAAAAGTTGATAATAGTAGCTTTTagattaaacttttcaaaaaatcTGCCAATTTCttaatcatttaaataaatatattataataatattctttcatattaatatttttttgcacatatttttaaattttaattgattaatttttttgtaacaattatttttttctcacatttttatcaaataattttagatgaaacaaaattagttaaaatccaaattatataatattttgaaatatatattataataaattataaattaattatcaatgcgaaaataattaaaataataaatctattttgattcatataattaaattgtcaatttagtattaatttaccTAACACTATAATTAGTTTTTctaatttagaaataaaatttatcaaacactATTTTACTTCCTCCAATAAGTGATTTCTCGAAAACAAATCTAAcagcaattattttaaaagtcaGATCAACTCCAAACAAAACCTTAATTGAACAGAGGTAATTAAACCTAAATCAACTTTTTAATATCCAaactgattttttaaaatatttattttatttgcactATATGAAGCAAATATATGTGTTGGTATCATAAGAAAGAGAAAACCTGATATTTAGACTTGTAAAGTCTAGCAGCAAGAGCATGTGCAAGAATTAGATGGTGAGCAACAATGTATGGTTCAGTCCCTGAATCTCCACCGAGACAATTTAATGGTTGCCAAGAAGAGCATCTGCCTGGAGCAAAAACTCCTATCGCATAACCATTTATGGTAAAGACGTACTGTTCGTTAAAGGTGATCCAGTGTTTCACTCTGTCTCCAAATTCCTTGAAGCAAAGTTCAGCAAAGTCTCGATAATCCTTTCtgcaattaatttttcaaaattatttcattTCCTTCAAACACCTGTTTCGTTT comes from Benincasa hispida cultivar B227 chromosome 2, ASM972705v1, whole genome shotgun sequence and encodes:
- the LOC120071571 gene encoding beta-glucosidase 12-like — translated: MAFKDTFFLGFLFLILVASEATNEPKTPIPIVRRSNFPKDFVFGSSSAAYQYEGAAFKDGRGPSIWDTYTHQHPERIADGKNGDLAVDQYHRYKEDVAIMDRIGFDAYRFSISWSRVLPKGKLSGGVNKKGIDYYNKLINELLSKGIQSYVTIFHWDVPQALQDEYQGFMSRKILKDYRDFAELCFKEFGDRVKHWITFNEQYVFTINGYAIGVFAPGRCSSWQPLNCLGGDSGTEPYIVAHHLILAHALAARLYKSKYQAYQKGEIGVTLFSNWFVPYSKSEADKKATGRALDFQLGWFLDPIVYGDYPASMRTLVKERLPKFTKEERSLILKSYDFIGINYYTSNYVQNNPNVDPNKPSLLTDLRANSSTDRNGVSIGPKVNGSSWLAVYPEGLKDLMIHMKNNYKNPIIYITENGYLDFDSPQISKLIKDEGRVKYYRQHLIKLQESVKAGVRVKGFFAWSLLDNFEWANGYTMRFGLVYVDFKHRLTRIPKLSAKWFNNFLRS